The stretch of DNA TGTCTCCAGTGGTGAAGGGTTCTCTTCGCGATGCAGGGATTTATGGGTAGATACGGGTCAGGGTGCGGGCAAACGGGATGGTCTCGCGGACGTGTTCCAGCCCGCAGATCCATGCCACCGCACGCTCGATGCCCATGCCGAAGCCGGCGTGGGGCACGCCGCCGTATTTGCGCAGATCGAGGTACCACTTGAAGGCGGCTTCAGGGAGGTTGTGCTCCTTGATGCGTTGCGAAAGTTTCTCGTACGACCCGATGCGCTGCGAGCCGCCGATGATCTCGCCATAGCCTTCGGGGGCGAGCACGTCCACGCAGAGTGCGAGGTCAGGACGCGCCGGGTCAGGCTCCATGTAGAACGCCTTCACCTGCGCCGGATAACGATGCACCATCACCGGCCGCTCGAACTTGTTGGAGAGATAAGTCTCGTCGGGCGAGCCCAGGTCGCCACCGTACTCGAACTTGTGCTCGAGCTCGCCCTTGGCGTGGCCCTCTTGCAGCATCTTCACCGCTTCGTCGTAGGTGATGCGTGGGAAGGGGGTGTCTACCTGCTCGAGCTTGGTGATGTCGCGCTCGATGGTCTCGAGATCGCCGCGGCGGCGTTCCAGGACGCGCTTCACGATATAGGTGATGAAGTTCTCGGCCAGTTCCATGAGTCCGTCGAGCTCGAGGAAGGCGACCTCAGGCTCGACCATCCAGAACTCGGTGAGGTGGCGGCGGGTCTTCGATTTTTCCGCGCGGAAGGTCGGGCCGAAGGAATAGACCTTGCCCAGGGCCATGGCGGTGGCCTCGATGTAGAGCTGTCCACTCTGGGTGAGGAAGGCCTGCTGATTGAAGTAGTCCACTTCGAAGAGCGTGCTCGTGCCTTCACACGCGGCCGGCGTGAGGATGGGCGGATCGGTGAGCACGAAGTCGCGCTCGTTGAAGAATTCACGCGCGGCGTTCTCGATCTCCGCGCGGATGCGCAGGATGGCCGCCTGCCGCGGCGTCCGCACCCAGAGATGGCGATGCTCCATCAGGAAATCGACGCCGTGTTCCTTGAGCGAGATGGGGAAGGGATCGTTCTCCGGGACTTTCTGGACGACTTCCACGTTGACGACGTCCATCTCGTAGCCGCCGGGCGCGCGCTTATCGGCGCGGACCTTGCCGGTCACGATCACGCTCGACTCGAGCGTGAGGTTCTTCACCGTCTCGAAGACTTCGGGCGCGACCGCGTTCTTCGCGACCACGCCCTGGATGACGCCGGAGCCATCGCGAAAAATGGGAAACAGCAGTTTGCCACTCTCGCGCAGGTTGTAGAGCCACCCGCGCAGCGTGACGGTCTCGCCGTCGTGACGGCCGATCTGAGTGATACTGGTGACGGGAGCATCCATAGGGAAACCTTGATTTTACAGGAGTACCGGACGAAAACCTTTGGCCACGGATGGCCACGGATGTCACGGATCAGAAGAAACAAAAAGAAATCAGAAAACGCAAAAGAATAAGGTCTATCCGTGCGGCTCCGTGAGATCCGTGGCTAGTGGTTTTAACGATTGGCGGTGGTGACGGCGGCGATCTGCTCGAGGCGCGCGAAGGAATCTTTCATCCCTTGCACGACGTCGTGGCCTTCGCCGTCGATCTCCAGGAGGAGCGGCGGCTTTTGCGGCGCCGAGTGCAACAGGCGCATGGCCAGCGGCCAATCGATGTTCCCCTTGCCGGGCCAGAGGTGGGAATCACGGTCGTGCAGATTGTCATGCACGTGGGTGGAGCGGATGAGCGGCGCTACGCGATCGAAGGTGGGCTCGATGCCATCGGCAAGGTGCGCGTGTCCCACATCGAAACACACGAACACGTCGCGCACGTTATGGATGAAGGCGAGCAGCTTCTCCGCGGTGGAGAACTCGTTGGGGATGTTCTCGACCAGCAGCGTGACGCCGAGGGCCTTGGCAAAGGCCTGGATGTGCTCGATCGAGCTGACGCCAGCTTCGAATTTCGCCTCGTCCCATTCTTCGCCCGCGTTGCCCATGTGCTGGACGAGGTATTCGAAGGGCAGCGTCTCGGCGACTTCGAGCGCGCGCTTGATCTCGTCCATCGCGGCGATGCGCGTCTTGCGATCTTTCTCGAGCACGTTGACGGCGGGCGCGCCGGAGCGTCCCCAGTCGTCGTCAGCGAACATCGGCGAGTGCAGGGAGCGCAGCGGGACACCAGAATCCTGGAACCACTTCGCGATCTCCTTGATGTGCTGTTTGCTGGTGTAGTCGAAGTGTCCGCGAGCGGCAAAGATCTCGACGGCCTGCGCGCCGCCTTGCACGAGCTTATCCAGCAGACCGGGATGCAGCCGGTCCTTGACGAAGACGTAGGTCGACATCG from Acidobacteriota bacterium encodes:
- the asnS gene encoding asparagine--tRNA ligase, with the protein product MDAPVTSITQIGRHDGETVTLRGWLYNLRESGKLLFPIFRDGSGVIQGVVAKNAVAPEVFETVKNLTLESSVIVTGKVRADKRAPGGYEMDVVNVEVVQKVPENDPFPISLKEHGVDFLMEHRHLWVRTPRQAAILRIRAEIENAAREFFNERDFVLTDPPILTPAACEGTSTLFEVDYFNQQAFLTQSGQLYIEATAMALGKVYSFGPTFRAEKSKTRRHLTEFWMVEPEVAFLELDGLMELAENFITYIVKRVLERRRGDLETIERDITKLEQVDTPFPRITYDEAVKMLQEGHAKGELEHKFEYGGDLGSPDETYLSNKFERPVMVHRYPAQVKAFYMEPDPARPDLALCVDVLAPEGYGEIIGGSQRIGSYEKLSQRIKEHNLPEAAFKWYLDLRKYGGVPHAGFGMGIERAVAWICGLEHVRETIPFARTLTRIYP
- a CDS encoding sugar phosphate isomerase/epimerase; the protein is MSTYVFVKDRLHPGLLDKLVQGGAQAVEIFAARGHFDYTSKQHIKEIAKWFQDSGVPLRSLHSPMFADDDWGRSGAPAVNVLEKDRKTRIAAMDEIKRALEVAETLPFEYLVQHMGNAGEEWDEAKFEAGVSSIEHIQAFAKALGVTLLVENIPNEFSTAEKLLAFIHNVRDVFVCFDVGHAHLADGIEPTFDRVAPLIRSTHVHDNLHDRDSHLWPGKGNIDWPLAMRLLHSAPQKPPLLLEIDGEGHDVVQGMKDSFARLEQIAAVTTANR